From one Chitinivorax sp. B genomic stretch:
- a CDS encoding fumarylacetoacetate hydrolase family protein, with translation MKLATLKAGGRDGTLIVVSRNLTQAVKVPEIAPTLQAALDEWTRAEPLLKAAYDTLNRGDMQGAFPFDATQCHSPLPRAYQWADGSAYVNHVELVRKARGADMPPEFWTDPLMYQGGSDSFLAPTDPIAVRDTAWGVDLEGEVAVITGDVPMGATPDEAAPQIRLLMLVNDVTLRNLIPAELAKGFGFFQSKPATAFSPVAVTPDELGRDWTGRKVTLPLTVHVREQLFGTPDCGTDMVFDFAQLIAHVAKTRELVAGSIVGSGTISNVDRSRGSACLVERRMLEILAEGQPKTPFLQYGERVRIEMLDRDGQSIFGAIDQVVTPYSSK, from the coding sequence TTGAAACTTGCCACACTCAAAGCTGGCGGCCGTGATGGCACGCTGATCGTGGTCAGCCGCAACCTGACCCAAGCCGTCAAAGTGCCGGAAATTGCACCTACACTTCAAGCCGCACTGGATGAATGGACTCGTGCCGAACCCTTACTGAAAGCAGCGTATGACACCCTCAACCGTGGTGACATGCAAGGCGCCTTTCCGTTTGATGCCACACAATGCCACTCCCCACTACCCCGCGCCTATCAATGGGCAGATGGTTCTGCCTATGTGAATCACGTCGAATTGGTACGCAAGGCACGCGGTGCGGACATGCCGCCTGAGTTCTGGACTGATCCGCTGATGTATCAAGGTGGTTCGGATAGCTTTCTGGCCCCGACAGATCCAATTGCTGTACGCGACACCGCCTGGGGCGTGGATCTGGAAGGCGAAGTTGCGGTCATTACCGGTGACGTACCCATGGGTGCCACGCCAGATGAAGCAGCACCGCAAATCCGCCTGCTGATGCTGGTCAATGATGTCACTTTGCGCAATCTGATTCCTGCAGAGCTGGCCAAGGGCTTTGGCTTTTTCCAAAGCAAGCCGGCTACCGCATTCTCGCCAGTTGCCGTCACACCGGATGAATTAGGACGTGACTGGACTGGCCGCAAAGTCACCCTGCCATTGACTGTTCATGTTCGCGAACAATTGTTTGGCACACCTGACTGCGGCACTGACATGGTGTTCGACTTTGCGCAGTTGATTGCTCACGTTGCCAAAACCCGCGAGCTGGTTGCCGGCTCCATCGTTGGCTCCGGCACCATCTCCAACGTGGATCGCAGCCGTGGCAGCGCCTGCCTGGTGGAACGCCGTATGCTGGAAATCCTGGCAGAAGGCCAACCGAAAACGCCATTTCTGCAATATGGTGAACGAGTCCGGATTGAAATGCTGGATCGTGACGGTCAATCAATATTTGGCGCAATTGATCAAGTGGTCACACCTTATTCGAGCAAATGA